The Microbacterium foliorum genome has a window encoding:
- a CDS encoding alpha-1,4-glucan--maltose-1-phosphate maltosyltransferase, which produces MLDARPHVPGGFAPKAVVGEVVPFGVVSFREGHDIIGVHLRLTSPDGNETLHRLTPLLDGTDRWAADVAVDMQGDWSFRFEGFADDFATWAHAAELKVAAGVDVPVMAALGAQLVTRAAAEKDRPAAQRKTLSAVAASLADGDAATTIAVSTDPELAKIFADRPLTSLRSVSASHRLLVERTAAGVGAWYEFFPRSEGARRLKDGSIKSGTFRTAAKRLPAVAAMGFDVIYLVPVHPIGITNRKGRNNTLTTEPADPGSPYAIGAAGGGHDAIHPDLGKPADFRAFVRAARAEGLEVALDLALQASPDHPWVAEHPEWFTTLPDGTIAYAENPPKKYQDIYPLNFDNDPEGIYREMLRIVQHWVREGVKIFRVDNPHTKPLQFWEWLIATVNAADPDVIFLAEAFTRPAVMRALAAVGFQQSYSYFTWRNTKSELEEFLASVSHDTSDYMRPNLFVNTHDILTEYLQFGGRAAYRIRACIAATAAPVYGVYAGYELFENVARPGSEENIDNEKYEYKIRDWEGAEAAGDSLAPLLRRLNEIRGAHPALRQLRNLSVHWSDDDAVLVYSKHLDAAFTGTGSPDTILVIANVDPHSVRETTVHLDTTIWGVEPGQPFEVEDLLTGAVWTWADHNYVRLDAFAEPVHILKVRSRA; this is translated from the coding sequence TTGCTGGATGCGCGTCCGCACGTCCCCGGCGGATTCGCGCCCAAGGCCGTGGTCGGGGAGGTCGTGCCGTTCGGCGTCGTGTCGTTCCGCGAGGGCCACGACATCATCGGGGTGCACCTGCGCCTGACCTCGCCGGACGGGAACGAGACCTTGCATCGTCTCACTCCGCTGCTCGACGGCACCGACCGGTGGGCCGCCGACGTCGCCGTCGACATGCAGGGCGACTGGTCCTTCCGCTTCGAGGGATTCGCCGACGACTTCGCGACCTGGGCGCACGCGGCCGAGCTCAAGGTGGCGGCAGGTGTCGATGTGCCGGTGATGGCGGCCCTGGGCGCCCAGCTGGTGACTCGCGCCGCAGCCGAGAAGGATCGGCCCGCGGCGCAGCGCAAGACGCTCTCCGCCGTCGCCGCCTCGCTCGCCGACGGCGACGCCGCGACGACCATCGCCGTGTCCACCGACCCGGAACTCGCGAAGATCTTCGCCGACCGACCGCTGACGTCGCTGCGCTCCGTCTCCGCCTCCCACCGTCTCCTGGTCGAGCGCACCGCAGCGGGCGTGGGCGCCTGGTACGAGTTCTTCCCGCGCTCGGAGGGCGCACGTCGCCTCAAGGACGGCTCGATCAAGAGCGGCACGTTCCGCACAGCGGCCAAGCGCCTGCCCGCGGTCGCGGCGATGGGGTTCGACGTGATCTATCTGGTGCCCGTGCACCCGATCGGCATCACCAACCGCAAGGGTCGCAACAACACGCTCACCACAGAGCCCGCAGACCCCGGATCCCCCTACGCGATCGGCGCTGCAGGGGGTGGTCACGACGCCATCCACCCCGATCTGGGCAAGCCCGCCGACTTCCGGGCGTTCGTTCGGGCCGCCCGCGCGGAGGGGCTCGAGGTGGCCCTCGACCTTGCGCTGCAGGCCTCGCCCGACCACCCGTGGGTCGCGGAGCACCCCGAATGGTTCACGACGCTGCCCGACGGCACGATCGCTTACGCGGAGAACCCTCCGAAGAAGTACCAGGACATCTATCCGCTCAACTTCGACAACGATCCTGAGGGCATCTACCGCGAGATGCTGCGGATCGTCCAGCACTGGGTGCGCGAGGGCGTGAAGATCTTCCGTGTCGACAACCCGCACACCAAGCCGCTGCAGTTCTGGGAATGGCTGATCGCCACGGTGAACGCCGCGGATCCCGACGTCATCTTCCTCGCCGAGGCGTTCACTCGTCCCGCCGTCATGCGGGCCCTGGCTGCCGTAGGCTTCCAGCAGAGCTACAGCTACTTCACCTGGCGGAACACGAAGTCGGAGCTCGAGGAGTTCCTCGCCAGCGTCTCGCACGACACCAGCGACTACATGCGGCCGAACCTGTTCGTGAACACCCACGACATCCTCACCGAGTACCTGCAGTTCGGCGGGAGGGCCGCCTACCGGATCCGCGCCTGCATCGCCGCGACCGCCGCGCCTGTGTACGGCGTCTACGCGGGGTATGAGCTCTTCGAGAACGTCGCCCGCCCTGGTTCCGAGGAGAACATCGACAACGAGAAGTACGAGTACAAGATCCGGGACTGGGAAGGTGCCGAGGCTGCGGGCGACTCACTGGCGCCCCTGCTGCGCAGGCTCAACGAGATCCGTGGTGCGCACCCCGCGCTGCGTCAGCTGCGCAACCTCTCGGTGCACTGGAGCGACGACGACGCCGTGCTCGTCTACAGCAAGCATCTGGACGCCGCGTTCACCGGGACCGGCTCCCCCGACACGATCCTCGTGATCGCCAATGTCGACCCGCACTCGGTGCGCGAGACCACCGTTCATCTCGACACCACCATCTGGGGTGTCGAGCCGGGCCAGCCCTTCGAGGTCGAGGACCTGCTCACCGGAGCCGTCTGGACCTGGGCCGATCACAACTACGTGCGCCTCGACGCCTTCGCCGAGCCGGTGCACATCCTGAAGGTGAGGAGCCGAGCATGA
- a CDS encoding tetratricopeptide repeat protein, whose translation MSPAALRGAVDLSSLRNRPAAPAPGAQPQAGAPVADLVVDATDESFGQILELSRTVPVVVDLWAEWCGPCKQLSPIIEKVTRELGGKVLLAKVDVDANPQLAQGFRAQSIPMVVALIAGQPVPMFTGAVPEQQVREVFAQLLQLAAQNGVTGSLDVGAPSEQPDAPEEPPMPPLHAEAFAAIETGDYAAAIVAYEKALAENPRDEDAIAGLGQVRLLERVQKLDLQDARAAAAAGPLDIAAQFDVADLDLAGGHVEDAFGRLLDLFAQLPSDERTPVRERLVELFGLIGVTDPRVVTARNRLTSLLF comes from the coding sequence ATGTCTCCCGCCGCTCTCCGAGGTGCGGTCGACCTCTCCTCCCTCCGCAATCGTCCCGCGGCTCCCGCGCCCGGTGCACAACCACAGGCAGGCGCGCCAGTCGCCGATCTGGTGGTCGACGCGACCGATGAGTCGTTCGGCCAGATCCTCGAGCTGTCGCGCACCGTTCCGGTGGTCGTCGACCTCTGGGCCGAGTGGTGCGGACCCTGCAAGCAGCTCAGCCCCATCATCGAGAAGGTCACGCGCGAGCTCGGCGGCAAGGTGCTGCTCGCGAAGGTCGACGTCGATGCCAACCCTCAGCTCGCACAGGGGTTCCGTGCGCAGTCGATCCCCATGGTGGTCGCGCTCATCGCGGGTCAGCCGGTCCCCATGTTCACCGGCGCCGTTCCCGAGCAGCAGGTGCGCGAGGTGTTCGCACAGCTCCTGCAGCTCGCGGCACAGAACGGCGTCACCGGCTCACTCGACGTGGGGGCGCCTTCCGAGCAGCCGGACGCGCCCGAGGAGCCGCCGATGCCCCCGCTGCACGCGGAGGCGTTCGCCGCGATCGAGACGGGTGACTACGCCGCCGCGATCGTCGCTTATGAGAAGGCGCTCGCGGAGAACCCCCGCGACGAAGACGCCATCGCGGGTCTCGGGCAGGTGCGCCTCCTGGAGCGCGTGCAGAAGCTCGACCTTCAGGACGCACGGGCCGCGGCCGCCGCGGGGCCGCTGGACATCGCGGCGCAGTTCGACGTCGCCGACCTCGATCTCGCCGGCGGCCATGTCGAGGATGCCTTCGGGCGCCTCCTGGATCTCTTCGCGCAGCTGCCGTCGGACGAGCGCACGCCGGTGCGCGAGCGCCTCGTCGAGCTCTTCGGGCTCATCGGCGTGACCGACCCCCGCGTCGTCACGGCGCGCAACAGGCTCACGTCACTGCTCTTCTGA
- a CDS encoding AI-2E family transporter translates to MKIHNPFRTALVATLGVGLGILLIGSVESLSTVLLYVGTALFLSLGLDPLVSFLERKKLPRWVAVLITILGVLSIFAGIILIVIPVLVDQISQLIAQITVLVQRDTLLADLRQWMVDTFPNLKVDEVFAYVSNWLETNLAQIGGSIGQSVLAASGAVVSGLFGAFIVLILTIYLTASTPSLKRAVYQLAPASKRERFIDLAEQITDSVGYYVMGQVTQGVINGILSMIFLTIIDAPFPAVLAVVAFFFSLIPLVGTLTGSTIIVLVCLIPGLGSPATAIAAAVYYLIYMQIEAYVISPRIMSRAVSVPGAVVVVAALAGGSLLGLLGALIAIPVAASILILYRQVLIPRMNEL, encoded by the coding sequence ATGAAGATCCACAACCCGTTCCGCACCGCCCTGGTGGCGACGCTCGGCGTGGGACTCGGCATCCTGCTGATCGGCAGCGTCGAGAGTCTGTCGACCGTGCTGCTCTATGTCGGCACCGCCCTCTTCCTGAGCCTGGGACTCGATCCGCTCGTCTCGTTCCTCGAGCGCAAGAAGCTGCCCCGCTGGGTCGCGGTGCTGATCACGATCCTCGGCGTCCTCAGCATCTTCGCCGGCATCATCCTGATCGTCATCCCGGTGCTGGTCGACCAGATCTCGCAGCTCATCGCCCAGATCACGGTCCTCGTGCAGCGCGACACTCTGCTCGCCGACCTCCGACAGTGGATGGTCGACACCTTCCCGAACCTGAAGGTCGACGAGGTGTTCGCCTACGTCTCGAACTGGCTCGAGACCAATCTCGCGCAGATCGGCGGATCCATCGGCCAGAGCGTTCTCGCGGCGAGCGGCGCCGTGGTCAGCGGGCTCTTCGGCGCGTTCATCGTCCTCATCCTGACGATCTATCTGACCGCCTCCACTCCGTCGCTGAAGCGCGCTGTCTACCAGCTCGCCCCCGCGTCGAAGCGGGAGCGCTTCATCGACCTGGCCGAGCAGATCACGGACTCCGTCGGCTACTACGTCATGGGGCAGGTCACGCAGGGGGTGATCAACGGCATCCTGAGCATGATCTTCCTCACGATCATCGATGCGCCGTTCCCGGCCGTGCTCGCCGTCGTCGCTTTCTTCTTCTCTCTGATCCCGCTCGTGGGAACACTCACGGGTTCGACGATCATCGTGCTCGTGTGCCTGATCCCGGGCCTCGGCTCACCGGCCACCGCGATCGCCGCGGCGGTCTACTACCTCATCTACATGCAGATCGAGGCGTACGTGATCTCGCCGCGCATCATGAGCCGGGCCGTCTCCGTGCCTGGCGCGGTCGTCGTCGTCGCGGCGCTCGCGGGTGGAAGCCTGCTGGGCCTTCTCGGCGCTCTGATCGCCATCCCGGTGGCAGCGAGCATCCTGATCCTCTACCGCCAGGTGCTGATCCCGCGGATGAACGAGCTCTAG
- the glgB gene encoding 1,4-alpha-glucan branching protein GlgB, with protein MSHAEDTTMTSEWTAVAAGGHHDPHAVLGSHPATDASGRTATVIRARRPLAESVAAVFDDGSRLELAHVAEGIWEAQHPGAPVAYRLATAYAGDDDETIVGDPYRHSPTLGELDLHLIAEGRHERLWDALGAHPRVVDGESGVAFAVWAPNATAVRVVGDVNGWSGESHAMRSMGGSGIWELFVPDLAVGMTYKYQIRTRDGSWIFKADPMAQAAQVPPETASVITQSTYAWSDGAWMTRRAATHAVAQPLSVYEVHLGSWRGGLSYRDAADPLIAHVTEIGFTHVEFMPLAEHPFGGSWGYQVSGYYAATSRFGSPDDLRYLIDRLHQAGIGVIMDWVPGHFPKDAFALARFDGQPLYEHPDPRRGEHQDWGTLIFDYGRAEVRGFLVANALFWLSEFHVDGLRVDAVASMLYLDYSRNDGEWEPNIHGGRENLEAIRFLQEVNATAYRVHPGVLMIAEESTSFPGVTAPTDHAGLGFGFKWNMGWMNDSLQYIERDPMYRAHHEGEMTFSFVYAFGENYLLPISHDEVVHGKGSLVSKMPGDHWHKLANVRAYLGYMWGHPGKKLLFMGQEFGQLGEWSESRELDWWLLDQPSHAQLQSFVGELNRAYRAQAPLWERDSDGSSFSRLGAPSWDPNVIAFERRDAHGGRVAVISNFAGLERSGYRLTLPGAGVWQEILNTDASAYGGRGSGNLGMVVAHDDGDGVASATMTLPALSTIWLRYEGEPHVPTITHG; from the coding sequence ATGAGCCACGCGGAAGACACGACGATGACGTCGGAATGGACAGCGGTCGCGGCGGGCGGTCACCACGACCCGCACGCCGTCCTCGGCTCGCACCCCGCCACGGACGCGAGCGGTCGGACTGCCACCGTGATCCGCGCGCGGCGCCCTCTGGCAGAGTCCGTCGCGGCGGTGTTCGACGACGGTTCGCGCCTAGAGCTCGCGCATGTCGCAGAGGGCATCTGGGAGGCTCAGCATCCCGGGGCGCCTGTCGCCTACCGCCTCGCCACCGCCTACGCCGGCGACGACGACGAGACCATCGTCGGCGATCCGTATCGGCACTCGCCGACCCTCGGAGAGCTCGATCTGCACCTGATCGCCGAAGGACGCCACGAACGGCTGTGGGACGCGCTCGGCGCTCATCCACGCGTGGTCGACGGAGAGTCCGGCGTGGCGTTCGCCGTCTGGGCTCCGAACGCGACCGCCGTGCGCGTCGTCGGCGACGTGAACGGATGGAGCGGCGAGTCCCACGCGATGCGGTCGATGGGCGGAAGCGGGATCTGGGAGCTGTTCGTCCCCGACCTCGCAGTGGGCATGACGTACAAGTACCAGATCCGCACGCGGGACGGGTCCTGGATCTTCAAGGCGGACCCGATGGCGCAGGCCGCGCAGGTACCGCCCGAGACGGCCTCCGTGATCACGCAGTCGACCTATGCCTGGTCGGACGGCGCGTGGATGACCAGGCGCGCGGCGACCCACGCGGTCGCGCAGCCCCTCTCGGTCTACGAGGTGCATCTGGGCTCCTGGCGGGGCGGTCTCAGCTACCGCGACGCCGCGGACCCTCTGATCGCACACGTCACGGAGATCGGCTTCACCCACGTCGAGTTCATGCCCCTCGCGGAGCATCCGTTCGGGGGATCCTGGGGTTACCAGGTGAGCGGGTACTACGCCGCGACGAGCCGTTTCGGCAGCCCCGACGATCTCCGGTATCTGATCGACCGCCTGCACCAGGCCGGCATCGGTGTGATCATGGACTGGGTCCCCGGACACTTCCCGAAGGATGCCTTCGCACTCGCCCGTTTCGACGGGCAGCCGCTCTACGAGCATCCCGATCCGCGCCGCGGCGAGCACCAGGACTGGGGCACGCTCATCTTCGACTACGGCCGTGCCGAGGTGCGCGGCTTCCTGGTCGCGAACGCACTGTTCTGGCTCAGCGAGTTCCACGTCGACGGGCTCCGTGTCGACGCCGTCGCATCGATGCTGTATCTCGACTATTCGCGCAACGACGGCGAATGGGAGCCGAACATCCACGGCGGCCGAGAGAACCTCGAGGCCATCCGGTTCCTTCAGGAGGTCAACGCCACCGCGTACCGTGTGCACCCCGGCGTGCTGATGATCGCGGAGGAATCCACGAGCTTCCCCGGCGTCACCGCTCCGACTGACCACGCCGGCCTGGGGTTCGGGTTCAAGTGGAACATGGGGTGGATGAACGACTCGCTCCAGTACATCGAGCGCGATCCGATGTACCGGGCACACCACGAGGGTGAGATGACCTTCTCGTTCGTCTACGCCTTCGGCGAGAACTACCTGCTGCCGATCAGTCACGACGAGGTCGTGCACGGCAAGGGCAGCCTGGTCTCGAAGATGCCGGGCGACCACTGGCACAAGCTCGCGAACGTGCGGGCGTACCTCGGCTACATGTGGGGTCACCCCGGCAAGAAGCTCCTCTTCATGGGGCAGGAATTCGGCCAGCTCGGCGAGTGGTCGGAGTCCCGCGAGCTCGACTGGTGGCTGCTGGACCAGCCCTCGCACGCACAGCTGCAGAGCTTCGTCGGCGAACTCAACCGCGCATACCGCGCGCAGGCGCCGCTGTGGGAGCGGGACAGCGACGGCTCATCGTTCTCGCGCCTCGGGGCGCCGAGTTGGGATCCGAACGTGATCGCGTTCGAGCGTCGCGACGCGCACGGCGGCCGGGTGGCTGTGATCAGCAACTTCGCCGGCCTGGAACGCAGCGGATACCGGCTGACGCTCCCCGGCGCCGGGGTGTGGCAGGAGATCCTCAACACCGACGCGTCTGCCTACGGCGGCCGTGGCTCCGGCAACCTCGGCATGGTGGTCGCTCATGACGACGGCGATGGCGTCGCGTCCGCGACGATGACGCTGCCTGCGCTGTCGACGATCTGGCTGCGCTACGAGGGAGAACCGCACGTCCCGACGATCACCCACGGGTGA